A genomic stretch from Schaalia odontolytica includes:
- the ftsX gene encoding permease-like cell division protein FtsX, translating to MKLRFILSEVGKGLSRNRAMSVAVILVTFVSLLFVGIAGLTQMQVSKMKSEWYDKIEVTIYMCAINDAAANCNATEASDAQIDAVRTKLASAEMSPYVAKVYEETKEEAYENFKRLNGNDALTQWTTPDMLQFAFRIKLVNPEQYSVVKEEFSGTAGVSEVRDQREVVEPLFRVLGAARTAALGLGAVMVVAAILLISTTIRLSAMSREQETQIMRYVGASNLFIQAPFMIEGALAALVGAAFAIGTLFAGVHFVVQGWMAPAFKWTNFIGMGEVAIMTPILVLAAVALAVIASAFSLAKYTKA from the coding sequence GTGAAGCTTCGTTTTATTCTGTCGGAGGTCGGCAAGGGCCTGTCGCGTAACCGCGCGATGAGCGTCGCCGTCATCCTCGTCACTTTCGTGTCCCTCCTTTTCGTGGGCATCGCGGGTCTGACCCAGATGCAGGTGTCCAAGATGAAGTCGGAGTGGTACGACAAGATCGAGGTCACGATCTACATGTGCGCGATCAACGACGCTGCCGCGAACTGCAACGCGACCGAGGCGAGCGATGCACAGATCGACGCGGTGCGAACCAAGCTGGCGTCCGCGGAGATGAGCCCGTACGTGGCCAAGGTGTACGAGGAGACGAAAGAAGAAGCCTACGAGAACTTCAAGCGGCTCAACGGCAACGATGCGCTGACCCAGTGGACCACGCCGGACATGCTCCAGTTCGCGTTCCGCATCAAGCTGGTCAACCCCGAGCAGTACTCGGTGGTCAAGGAGGAGTTCTCCGGGACCGCTGGAGTGTCCGAGGTACGCGATCAGCGTGAGGTCGTCGAACCCCTGTTCCGCGTGCTGGGTGCCGCCCGCACGGCTGCGCTGGGCCTGGGTGCCGTCATGGTCGTCGCGGCGATCCTGTTGATCTCGACGACGATCCGCCTGAGCGCTATGAGCCGCGAGCAGGAAACGCAGATCATGCGATACGTGGGTGCCTCGAACCTGTTTATCCAGGCTCCCTTCATGATTGAGGGTGCTCTGGCCGCGCTGGTGGGTGCCGCCTTCGCGATCGGCACTCTGTTCGCCGGTGTTCACTTCGTCGTTCAGGGGTGGATGGCCCCCGCATTTAAGTGGACGAACTTTATTGGCATGGGCGAGGTGGCGATCATGACGCCGATCCTCGTCCTGGCGGCGGTCGCGTTGGCGGTTATCGCGTCGGCGTTCTCGCTCGCGAAGTACACGAAGGCGTAA
- a CDS encoding peptidoglycan DD-metalloendopeptidase family protein, whose amino-acid sequence MSRFLHRPGRRALRFGSLALAVASFAAMSQALPAHADDERDAAANAAAEAEATVKALQSQLEGIDASLAQVFIDLQALNTQIPVAQASYEAATATYDAKSREHATILGELNAAQGEQNRIDQSLTEATTQADGAQRAIADLVRRKYREGNVDPVAVALTAGGTESITDRAAAADMALRTESQTMTAALDVSSSQRTKATRQNAITDRVADLEVKAAQAEAEAKAAKNEADAKLTELNNLKEQAQAKQAEWDAQKGKVEASLSQAEADYQARSAELSAIDAANRASGASYVSASGFRNPLDIPIVVTSPFGMRYHPVLGVMKGHSGTDMAADCGTVIRAVASGYVNAVSSDVSAGNYVDINHGLVGGNSVITEYLHMQAQYVSPGQYVNAGDALGEVGSTGYATGCHLHFGVLQNGSYVEPMDYL is encoded by the coding sequence ATGTCCCGTTTCCTGCATCGTCCCGGCCGTCGCGCGCTGCGTTTCGGTTCGCTGGCCCTTGCGGTCGCCTCCTTCGCGGCGATGAGCCAGGCGCTGCCCGCTCACGCCGACGACGAGCGCGATGCGGCCGCGAATGCTGCCGCCGAGGCCGAAGCCACGGTCAAAGCCCTGCAGTCGCAGCTTGAGGGCATCGACGCGTCGCTGGCTCAGGTCTTCATTGACCTGCAGGCTCTCAACACGCAGATTCCGGTGGCCCAGGCTTCCTACGAGGCTGCGACCGCGACCTACGACGCGAAGTCGCGCGAGCATGCGACGATCCTCGGTGAGCTGAATGCCGCACAGGGCGAACAGAACCGTATCGATCAGTCGCTCACCGAGGCCACCACGCAGGCTGATGGCGCGCAGCGCGCGATCGCCGACCTCGTTCGTCGCAAGTACCGCGAGGGTAACGTCGATCCGGTCGCCGTGGCCCTGACGGCGGGTGGCACGGAGTCGATCACCGACCGTGCCGCGGCCGCCGATATGGCTCTGCGCACGGAGAGTCAGACGATGACGGCGGCGCTGGATGTGTCCTCGTCTCAGCGCACGAAGGCGACTCGCCAGAACGCGATCACGGACCGCGTCGCCGATCTTGAGGTGAAGGCCGCGCAGGCCGAGGCCGAGGCCAAGGCCGCGAAGAACGAGGCCGACGCTAAGCTCACCGAGCTCAACAATCTCAAGGAACAGGCCCAGGCCAAGCAGGCCGAATGGGATGCCCAGAAGGGCAAGGTCGAGGCCTCCCTCAGCCAGGCGGAAGCCGACTACCAGGCGCGCAGCGCGGAGCTGTCGGCCATCGACGCGGCCAACCGCGCGTCGGGTGCCTCCTACGTGTCGGCCTCCGGCTTCCGTAACCCCCTCGACATCCCGATCGTGGTCACGTCCCCCTTCGGCATGCGCTACCACCCTGTGCTGGGCGTCATGAAGGGGCACTCGGGTACCGACATGGCAGCCGACTGCGGCACGGTGATTCGAGCCGTGGCCTCGGGCTATGTGAACGCGGTGTCTTCGGATGTGTCGGCGGGCAACTACGTGGATATCAACCACGGCCTCGTCGGCGGTAATTCCGTCATCACCGAGTACCTGCACATGCAGGCCCAGTACGTGTCCCCGGGCCAGTACGTGAACGCGGGCGACGCCCTGGGCGAGGTCGGCTCGACCGGCTACGCGACGGGCTGCCACCTGCATTTTGGTGTTCTTCAGAACGGAAGTTATGTTGAACCGATGGATTATCTGTAA
- the smpB gene encoding SsrA-binding protein SmpB, which yields MPKEWKKPKPTEGQRAKAASDAKKTIARNKKARHDYTIEDTWEAGLALMGTEVKALRMGRASLVDAWVEINGGEAWLYGANIPLYSQGSWTNHAPTRKRKLLLHRAEINRMQDRVAAKGYTIVPLELYFIGGRVKVEIALAKGKQEWDKRQALREKQDQREAERAMRRYVKQARR from the coding sequence ATGCCCAAGGAATGGAAGAAGCCTAAGCCCACCGAGGGGCAGCGCGCCAAGGCTGCCTCCGACGCGAAGAAGACGATCGCCCGGAACAAGAAGGCGCGTCACGATTACACGATCGAGGACACGTGGGAGGCCGGCCTGGCCCTCATGGGCACCGAGGTCAAGGCGCTGCGCATGGGCCGCGCGTCCCTCGTGGACGCCTGGGTGGAGATCAACGGGGGAGAGGCATGGCTGTACGGCGCGAACATCCCCCTGTACTCGCAGGGGTCGTGGACCAATCACGCTCCGACGCGCAAGCGCAAGCTGCTGCTACACCGCGCGGAGATTAACCGAATGCAGGACCGCGTGGCGGCGAAGGGCTACACGATCGTTCCCCTGGAGCTGTACTTCATCGGGGGGCGCGTCAAGGTCGAGATCGCCCTGGCCAAGGGCAAGCAGGAATGGGACAAGCGTCAGGCCCTGCGCGAGAAGCAGGACCAGCGCGAGGCCGAGCGTGCGATGCGCCGCTACGTGAAGCAGGCGCGCAGGTAG
- the ftsE gene encoding cell division ATP-binding protein FtsE, which translates to MIRFDDVTMVYTPGAQPALDHVSLEVEREEFVFLVGKSGSGKSTFLQLVMREMKATSGKVWVLGKDVSKLSTWAVPKLRRQIGTVFQDFRLLPSKTVYENVALAMQVIGKPRHAIETSVPDALELVGLSGKESRLPHELSGGEEQRVAIARAMVNRPELLLADEPTGNLDPETSLGIMRLLDRINRTGTTVVMATHDADIVNQMRKRVIELEAGDVIRDQNRGVYGAGR; encoded by the coding sequence ATGATTCGTTTTGATGATGTCACCATGGTGTACACGCCAGGTGCCCAGCCCGCGCTGGACCACGTCTCGCTAGAGGTGGAACGCGAAGAATTCGTGTTCCTCGTCGGCAAGTCGGGTTCCGGCAAGTCCACGTTCCTGCAGCTCGTCATGCGCGAAATGAAGGCGACCAGCGGCAAGGTGTGGGTGCTCGGCAAGGACGTGTCCAAGCTGTCCACGTGGGCGGTTCCGAAGCTGCGTCGCCAGATCGGCACGGTCTTCCAGGACTTCCGACTGCTGCCCTCCAAGACCGTCTACGAGAACGTTGCGCTGGCCATGCAGGTCATCGGCAAGCCGCGTCACGCCATCGAGACGTCCGTTCCCGACGCCCTCGAGCTGGTGGGTCTGTCCGGTAAGGAATCTCGCCTGCCGCACGAGCTCTCCGGTGGCGAGGAGCAACGCGTCGCGATCGCACGCGCCATGGTGAACCGTCCTGAGCTGCTGCTCGCGGACGAGCCCACCGGAAACCTGGACCCGGAGACGTCGCTGGGAATCATGCGTCTTCTGGACCGAATCAACCGCACGGGTACGACCGTCGTCATGGCCACTCACGACGCGGACATCGTCAACCAGATGCGTAAGCGAGTTATCGAGCTTGAGGCCGGCGACGTTATCCGCGATCAGAACCGCGGCGTCTACGGGGCCGGGAGGTAA